A genome region from Myxococcales bacterium includes the following:
- a CDS encoding trypsin-like peptidase domain-containing protein yields MAAMLAAGASTGCYHSAHVRHVQEGNSGCPSSRGSLAALDTIGFLGSVALAAAPAYTDDQFAGALAAGTGGVMALLYGLSLLAAAKADCHQTPEQIAYAADAQACARGDAASCYAAALVADRRGLSGPAAAFAADTLFARACELGEPRACRLQGERRRLMQPDQAARYFARACELGDTESCGPEHRRDHEAEAQSGSCFFAADDVVVTNNHVVASGGTITVLDSQGRMHAATVARAASDVDLAALTVPTATGIVPLPIGRDASLGLHVFTIGFPMPSMLGVDPKFSEGSISGLSGLGLDWLYQVSVPVQPGNSGGPLVDDDGAVVGVVVAKLRADKVTAATGVAPENVNFAVKGAALRRFLADSGVSATGVAGPRADAIARVSAAVCQILVEAAPRGPGGAGPGPR; encoded by the coding sequence GTGGCGGCGATGCTCGCGGCGGGCGCGAGCACCGGCTGCTACCACAGCGCCCATGTGCGGCACGTGCAGGAAGGCAACAGCGGATGTCCGTCGTCTCGCGGTTCGCTCGCGGCGCTCGATACCATCGGGTTCCTGGGCTCCGTCGCCCTCGCGGCGGCCCCGGCCTACACCGATGACCAGTTCGCCGGCGCCCTCGCCGCCGGGACCGGAGGCGTGATGGCGCTCCTGTACGGCCTCTCGCTGCTGGCCGCCGCGAAGGCCGACTGCCACCAGACGCCCGAGCAGATCGCCTACGCGGCGGACGCCCAGGCCTGTGCACGCGGCGACGCGGCGTCGTGCTACGCGGCCGCCCTGGTCGCCGATCGGCGCGGGCTCTCGGGTCCCGCGGCCGCGTTCGCCGCCGACACGCTGTTCGCCAGGGCCTGCGAGCTCGGCGAGCCGCGGGCATGTCGACTCCAGGGCGAGCGGCGACGGCTGATGCAGCCGGACCAGGCGGCCCGCTACTTCGCGCGGGCCTGTGAGCTCGGCGACACCGAGAGCTGCGGCCCCGAGCACCGGCGCGACCATGAGGCGGAGGCCCAGTCGGGGTCGTGCTTCTTCGCCGCGGACGACGTCGTCGTCACCAACAACCACGTCGTCGCCAGCGGAGGAACGATCACCGTGCTCGATTCGCAGGGCCGCATGCACGCCGCGACGGTCGCGCGCGCGGCGTCGGATGTGGATCTCGCTGCGCTGACGGTCCCGACCGCCACCGGGATCGTGCCGCTGCCGATCGGTCGCGACGCCTCCCTGGGACTCCACGTGTTCACGATCGGCTTCCCGATGCCGTCCATGCTCGGCGTCGATCCCAAGTTCTCCGAGGGATCGATCAGCGGCCTCAGCGGCCTTGGCCTGGACTGGCTCTATCAGGTCTCCGTCCCCGTTCAGCCGGGCAATTCGGGCGGGCCGCTGGTCGACGACGACGGCGCGGTGGTCGGTGTCGTCGTGGCGAAGCTCCGCGCCGACAAGGTCACCGCGGCTACCGGTGTGGCCCCCGAGAACGTCAACTTCGCCGTGAAGGGCGCCGCGCTCAGGCGATTCCTCGCAGACAGCGGCGTCTCAGCCACGGGCGTCGCTGGGCCGCGCGCGGACGCGATCGCGCGCGTGTCCGCCGCGGTGTGCCAGATCCTCGTCGAGGCCGCGCCACGCGGTCCAGGCGGCGCTGGTCCGGGGCCGCGATAG
- a CDS encoding Uma2 family endonuclease, translated as MVALDGRARRKLRRDEYDRMVTAGMFHGEHVELVRGELVTMSPIGSAHSAVVRVLSERLVRAAPPDLMVSSQQPLACADESEPEPDLAIVARQPYRDAHPAAAALVIEVADTSIDDDLGAKAALYAESAVDEYWVIDLVRRVVVVHRDRAVGAWTSITTHAAEAAVAPVALPRPPLSLAELLRDA; from the coding sequence ATGGTGGCACTCGATGGTCGGGCGCGGCGGAAGCTCCGCCGTGACGAGTACGACCGGATGGTGACGGCGGGGATGTTCCACGGCGAGCACGTGGAGCTGGTCCGGGGGGAGCTGGTGACGATGAGTCCGATCGGGAGCGCGCACAGCGCGGTGGTGCGGGTCCTGAGCGAGCGCCTCGTGCGCGCCGCGCCGCCCGACCTGATGGTGAGCAGCCAGCAGCCGCTGGCGTGCGCCGACGAGTCCGAGCCGGAGCCCGACCTGGCGATCGTCGCGCGGCAGCCGTACCGCGACGCGCACCCGGCCGCGGCGGCGCTGGTGATCGAGGTGGCCGACACCTCGATCGACGACGATCTCGGCGCCAAGGCCGCGCTCTACGCCGAGAGCGCGGTCGACGAGTACTGGGTGATCGATCTGGTCCGCCGCGTGGTGGTCGTGCACCGCGATCGCGCGGTGGGCGCCTGGACGTCGATCACGACCCACGCCGCCGAGGCCGCCGTCGCCCCGGTCGCGCTGCCGCGGCCGCCGCTGTCCCTCGCCGAGCTGCTGCGCGACGCGTAG
- a CDS encoding extensin family protein, which yields MSRPLLAMLAVALLCGSADARPHRKAKRHRRRTPAAQLYPPPSDPAATAAVRYGALGPEACLAELATRQIPYVAETADGVAAPVRLQGPLHGVTFRGGEPEDERATSPSEIADCRLVLALDDLAELLAAHDVVEVIHYSMYRRPRAGKSSEHNAGMAIDVGRLRLADGTTLSVLDDYHGRIGAASCGKRARPRRPTAKTKALRAIVCEVAERYLFNVVLTPNFNRPHRNHVHLDLTAGVRWFIVR from the coding sequence GTGTCGCGCCCGCTCCTCGCCATGCTCGCGGTCGCGCTGCTCTGCGGCAGCGCCGACGCGCGGCCGCACCGCAAGGCCAAGCGTCACCGGCGGCGGACCCCGGCGGCGCAGCTGTATCCGCCGCCGAGCGATCCGGCGGCGACCGCGGCGGTGCGCTACGGCGCGCTCGGCCCCGAGGCGTGCCTGGCCGAGCTGGCGACCCGCCAGATCCCGTACGTGGCCGAGACCGCCGACGGCGTGGCGGCGCCGGTGCGGCTGCAGGGCCCGCTGCACGGCGTGACGTTCCGCGGCGGCGAGCCCGAGGACGAGCGCGCGACCAGCCCGTCCGAGATCGCCGACTGCCGGCTGGTGCTCGCGCTCGATGATCTCGCCGAGCTCCTGGCCGCGCACGACGTGGTCGAGGTGATCCACTACTCGATGTACCGCCGGCCGCGCGCCGGCAAGTCGTCGGAGCACAACGCCGGCATGGCCATCGACGTCGGCCGCCTGCGCCTGGCCGACGGCACCACGCTGTCGGTGCTCGACGACTACCACGGCCGGATCGGCGCCGCGAGCTGCGGCAAGCGCGCCCGGCCGCGCCGCCCGACCGCCAAGACCAAGGCGCTGCGCGCGATCGTGTGCGAGGTCGCCGAGCGCTACCTGTTCAACGTCGTCCTCACGCCCAACTTCAACCGGCCCCACCGCAACCACGTCCACCTCGATCTGACCGCCGGCGTGCGCTGGTTCATCGTGCGCTGA
- a CDS encoding serine/threonine protein kinase: MMAVDGPLLGGRWRLGAALGHGSQAQTFLAVEVARRVEVVVKRVKLGAGWKSFELHERETKVLGQLRHAGIPRLHAAFEEPPGTFNLIMQRMPGTDLRALVGKQRLSELELKDILVRGLEILDYLATRTPPVVHRDVKPSNLVRDRDGTLALVDFGGVADGASAGGSTLVGTYGYMAPEQLHGQVTPATDLYSLGATIVALAGGTEPEDVPRKGLTMDLAKHLPAMSKPLRAALAAMVEPDPDKRPARPRDVLAMLARAPEPEPLPAPRPAATALTAPTSRALARPVFVDVPEPLRMALRIALLGTAAGGWLALAILALTVRALGGALGLVSGRGRRPAVRAATADVAGVLTDGQDGFGDLARRSVARARR, from the coding sequence GTGATGGCGGTCGACGGTCCGTTGCTGGGCGGCCGCTGGCGGCTGGGCGCCGCGCTCGGGCACGGCAGCCAGGCCCAGACGTTCCTCGCGGTCGAGGTCGCGCGCCGGGTCGAGGTCGTGGTCAAGCGGGTCAAGCTCGGCGCCGGCTGGAAGAGCTTCGAGCTGCACGAGCGCGAGACCAAGGTGCTCGGCCAGCTGCGCCACGCCGGCATCCCGCGGCTGCACGCCGCGTTCGAGGAGCCGCCCGGCACGTTCAACCTGATCATGCAGCGCATGCCCGGCACCGATCTGCGGGCCTTGGTCGGCAAGCAGCGGCTGAGCGAGCTCGAGCTGAAGGACATCCTGGTGCGCGGGCTCGAGATCCTCGACTACCTCGCGACCCGCACGCCGCCGGTCGTGCACCGCGACGTCAAGCCGTCGAACCTGGTGCGCGATCGCGACGGCACGCTCGCGCTGGTCGACTTCGGCGGCGTCGCCGACGGGGCGTCGGCCGGCGGCTCGACGCTGGTCGGCACCTACGGCTACATGGCGCCCGAGCAGCTCCACGGCCAGGTCACGCCCGCGACCGATCTCTACAGCCTCGGCGCGACCATCGTCGCCCTGGCCGGCGGCACCGAGCCCGAGGACGTGCCCCGCAAGGGCCTGACGATGGATCTCGCCAAGCACCTGCCGGCGATGAGCAAGCCGCTGCGCGCGGCGCTGGCCGCGATGGTCGAGCCCGATCCCGACAAGCGGCCCGCGCGCCCGCGCGACGTCCTGGCCATGCTCGCGCGCGCGCCCGAGCCCGAGCCGCTGCCGGCGCCGCGCCCGGCGGCGACGGCGCTGACCGCGCCGACCTCGCGCGCGCTGGCGCGGCCGGTGTTCGTCGACGTGCCCGAGCCGCTGCGCATGGCCCTGCGGATCGCGCTGCTCGGCACCGCCGCCGGCGGCTGGCTCGCGCTCGCGATCCTGGCGCTGACCGTGCGCGCGCTCGGCGGCGCGCTGGGGCTGGTGTCCGGCCGCGGCCGTCGCCCCGCGGTCCGGGCCGCCACCGCCGACGTCGCCGGCGTGCTCACCGACGGCCAGGACGGCTTCGGCGACCTGGCCCGCCGCTCGGTCGCCCGCGCGCGGCGGTAG
- a CDS encoding metallophosphoesterase: protein MGRAKPLPPPRLVRHEVAVAGLDPRHDGVVIAHLSDIHVGNLTPASHVRAAIELANDAAPDVVALTGDYVCWRKHEVGLVRDQLGGLRATRVAATLGNHDYFTDARGVRAALAGHGYDVLDNQHTRFDVRGAPLTLVGIDDPITHHDDADGAFAGVGARADGTTVALCHDPELAPELVARGARLVLSGHMHGGQIYLRGVTDRIIARMGRTFRRGFYPIDDGHLYVTPGVGFSGVRVRVGEGTASEVAVFTLRAA from the coding sequence ATGGGTCGCGCCAAGCCGTTGCCGCCGCCGCGCCTGGTCCGCCACGAGGTCGCGGTCGCCGGGCTCGACCCGCGCCACGACGGCGTGGTGATCGCGCACCTGTCCGACATCCACGTCGGCAACCTGACGCCGGCCAGCCACGTGCGCGCGGCGATCGAGCTGGCCAACGACGCCGCCCCGGACGTGGTCGCGCTCACCGGCGACTACGTGTGCTGGCGCAAGCACGAGGTCGGGCTGGTGCGCGACCAGCTCGGCGGCCTGCGCGCGACCCGGGTCGCGGCCACGCTCGGCAACCACGACTACTTCACCGACGCCCGCGGCGTGCGCGCGGCGCTGGCCGGCCACGGCTACGACGTCCTCGACAACCAGCACACCCGGTTCGACGTGCGCGGCGCGCCGCTGACGCTGGTCGGCATCGACGACCCCATCACCCACCACGACGACGCCGACGGCGCCTTCGCTGGGGTGGGCGCGCGCGCCGACGGCACCACCGTCGCCTTGTGCCACGATCCCGAGCTGGCGCCCGAGCTGGTCGCGCGCGGCGCGCGCCTGGTGCTCTCGGGGCACATGCACGGCGGGCAGATCTACCTGCGCGGCGTCACCGATCGGATCATCGCGCGCATGGGTCGCACGTTCCGGCGCGGCTTCTACCCGATCGATGACGGCCACCTGTACGTGACGCCCGGGGTCGGCTTCTCGGGCGTGCGCGTGCGCGTCGGCGAGGGCACCGCCTCCGAGGTCGCGGTGTTCACGCTGCGAGCCGCGTGA
- a CDS encoding metallophosphoesterase, giving the protein MWFVMLAVALALIVVAGLYLRRRLGEALATLGRGPRAVRVARALTAWLLFGYPLVMVVAVAVTLATGAATMPRFDGPLATWLLVYPFFVAVLILGQALPWLGAIELGHYLWRRRRGPARAGRARAWAVIAVIAAFAIYTPARIVLERDALRVRHYRLGPGAASAGAGFRIVFLADLQQDRQTDRARAAQVVGLANAAGADLVLAGGDWINTGPDYIAAAAASAGALRSRLGTFSVVGDHEHFAYVDRARSVREVEAALAEHGVSMVRDQVRWFTHQGRRIGVLFLEHNYLTRTDGATIDAGLAALAGADFAIVVTHQFDAAIAARVRGRVDLVLAGHTHGGQLNPVLGLVHVSPARIETPYVDGRSQLGATTVIVTAGIGYSLVPFRYASPPSLEVIDLVW; this is encoded by the coding sequence GTGTGGTTCGTCATGCTCGCCGTCGCGCTGGCGCTGATCGTCGTCGCCGGCCTGTACCTGCGGCGCCGCCTCGGCGAGGCGCTGGCCACGCTCGGGCGCGGGCCGCGCGCGGTGCGGGTCGCGCGCGCGCTGACCGCGTGGCTCCTGTTCGGCTACCCGCTGGTGATGGTGGTCGCGGTCGCGGTCACGCTCGCGACCGGCGCCGCGACCATGCCGCGGTTCGACGGGCCGCTGGCCACCTGGCTGCTGGTGTACCCGTTCTTCGTGGCGGTGCTGATCCTGGGCCAGGCGCTGCCGTGGCTGGGCGCGATCGAGCTCGGGCACTACCTCTGGCGGCGCCGGCGCGGACCGGCGCGGGCCGGGCGGGCCCGGGCCTGGGCGGTGATCGCGGTGATCGCGGCGTTCGCGATCTACACGCCGGCGCGGATCGTGCTCGAGCGCGACGCGCTGCGGGTGCGGCACTACCGGCTGGGGCCGGGCGCCGCCAGCGCCGGGGCCGGGTTCCGGATCGTCTTCCTGGCGGACCTGCAACAAGATCGCCAGACCGACCGCGCGCGCGCGGCCCAGGTCGTCGGGCTGGCCAACGCCGCCGGCGCCGACCTCGTGCTGGCCGGTGGCGACTGGATCAACACCGGGCCCGACTACATCGCCGCGGCCGCGGCCAGCGCCGGCGCGCTGCGCAGCCGCCTGGGCACGTTCTCGGTCGTCGGCGACCACGAGCACTTCGCCTACGTCGATCGCGCGCGCAGCGTGCGCGAGGTCGAGGCGGCGCTGGCCGAGCACGGCGTGTCGATGGTCCGCGACCAGGTCCGGTGGTTCACGCACCAGGGCCGCCGCATCGGGGTCCTGTTCCTCGAGCACAACTACCTGACCCGCACCGACGGCGCCACGATCGACGCCGGCCTGGCGGCGCTGGCCGGCGCTGACTTCGCGATCGTGGTCACCCACCAGTTCGACGCCGCGATCGCGGCCCGGGTCCGCGGCCGGGTCGATCTGGTCCTGGCTGGCCACACCCACGGCGGACAGCTCAACCCGGTGTTGGGCCTGGTGCACGTGTCGCCGGCGCGGATCGAGACGCCCTACGTCGACGGGCGCTCCCAGCTCGGAGCGACCACGGTGATCGTCACCGCCGGCATCGGCTACTCGCTGGTGCCGTTCCGGTACGCGTCGCCGCCCTCGCTCGAGGTGATCGACCTGGTGTGGTAG
- a CDS encoding GTP-binding protein yields the protein MSAPPRLPVTVLTGFLGAGKTTLLNRLLGEPALAGAAVLINEVGAVAIDHHLVRAVRGDARVLGSGCVCCTVAGDLVRALAELRAQLDRGELPAIDRVVLETSGVADPTGVIATLVQHPLLARAYHPAAVVTVVDGVDGVGTLARHREAVSQVALADRVIISKVDLADDATVAAVEAAVRTRNGAAPLVRAVDGAIDPAVVAELAAVHADDGAGLARWLRAATARPLLGGEARTHADVITSVACFEAPVRLGPLALWLSLMTQIHGGALLRVKGLVAAVGEPGPMVIHTVGHVVHPARPLAAWPDDDHRTRLVFIARGMSAPMLRSLLVNLGETLGQPLLP from the coding sequence ATGAGCGCCCCGCCCCGCCTGCCGGTCACGGTGCTGACCGGGTTCCTCGGCGCCGGCAAGACCACGCTGCTCAACCGCCTGCTCGGCGAGCCGGCCCTGGCCGGCGCCGCGGTGCTGATCAACGAGGTCGGCGCGGTCGCGATCGATCACCACCTGGTGCGCGCGGTGCGCGGCGACGCGCGGGTGCTGGGCAGCGGCTGCGTGTGCTGCACGGTCGCCGGCGACCTGGTGCGGGCCCTGGCCGAGCTGCGGGCGCAGCTCGACCGCGGCGAGCTGCCGGCGATCGATCGGGTCGTGCTCGAGACGTCCGGCGTCGCCGATCCCACCGGCGTGATCGCGACCTTGGTCCAGCACCCGCTGCTCGCGCGCGCGTACCACCCGGCCGCGGTGGTGACGGTGGTCGACGGCGTCGACGGCGTCGGCACGCTGGCGCGACACCGCGAGGCGGTGAGCCAGGTGGCGCTGGCCGATCGCGTGATCATCAGCAAGGTCGATCTGGCCGACGACGCGACCGTGGCCGCGGTCGAGGCCGCGGTGCGCACGCGCAACGGCGCGGCGCCGCTGGTGCGCGCGGTCGACGGCGCGATCGACCCGGCGGTGGTGGCCGAGCTCGCGGCGGTGCACGCCGACGACGGCGCCGGGCTCGCGCGCTGGCTCCGGGCCGCGACCGCGCGGCCGCTGCTCGGCGGCGAGGCCCGCACGCACGCCGACGTCATCACGTCGGTCGCGTGCTTCGAGGCGCCGGTGCGCCTCGGGCCGCTGGCGCTGTGGCTGTCGCTGATGACCCAGATCCACGGCGGCGCGCTCTTGCGCGTGAAGGGGCTGGTCGCGGCGGTCGGCGAGCCCGGGCCGATGGTGATCCACACCGTCGGCCACGTCGTCCATCCGGCCCGACCGCTCGCGGCCTGGCCCGACGACGATCACCGCACCCGCCTGGTCTTCATCGCGCGCGGCATGTCCGCGCCGATGCTGCGCTCGCTCCTGGTCAACCTGGGCGAGACGCTGGGGCAGCCGCTGCTGCCGTAG